The stretch of DNA AGAAGTCATTAAACTGTGTTAATTACTCTATATATTAACCAATATAGGGAGCGTTATGTGGCTATTAGTTCATAACAAGGGACAACTACAAAGGTTTTCAAGGTATGGCAGCCATCTCTATTTACTTTTTCCAAACCCTGTAGCCCTACCATTGATGGCTTTTGCACACGTTTATGTGGCGACTAAAGGGTTAACCCTAGAGTAGTGGTTCAGAAACTGTGTGGATGACCACAAGGGGGGTTTCAAgcagtggcgggggggggggggctaatccTGCAAGCCATTTAGGGCAAGATTTGAAGATGCCAAGTTCTTTCCTGGATACCCATGAAAGCCAACCTAGGAGGTCATTTAGGGTGGGGTTTTGGGTGAttctttataacattttattgaaatTATGGCTAAATGACTGAAACGCCAGTGTTTTTGTTTATCTTTTTATGAACTTAATGGGGCCAGAAGAAAGATAAAAGTTGGGGGGCTTGAGCCAAAAATGCCTGATAACCACTGCCCTAGAGATATATGTCTTTGCTGAGGAAGAAAGCAGATCCCTACAGTCCAGAGGAGTTATGGGCATCCCCTAGTTTATACAAGTGAGGGGATCCCATAGTTCTGTCTCCTTGAATGGCAGGTTGATGGGTTGAGGAGGGTTGATGGTAGCAGTTAGCCTGAGGCACAAGTATGTAACGATGATCCTTGGGGTAAGGAGACACCTTAGTAAAAGCCATGAATATGGAGCCCATAAATGAGGGACTGAATGTGTGAAACTAACTCCTGTTATAGCGCCCTCTAGGATTGTGAGGTAGGTGCATGTTGAGACAGTGTGTGGTTCTACACAACACATTGTAGGGACTCCAGTTCTGGTATCCTGGGGTAAACACATTTGGACAAGATCAATTCATGGAGCTATGAGCTACTATGTGATAACACTGATATTAGTGAAGCTACACTATATGGTTAAGAGTATGTTGACCCCCTTTCTATTGTAATTGGCTATTCCAGCCATGCCCATCAATGTGGCCACAGGTACCACCACAACATACAACGACTGTACTGAAACCTCCATGCTGCCTTCTTTGCGGCAACAGTTTGGGTTTAGACCTTCTCCTGTCTCAGTGGTCAATAACCCAATGCCATACGGAACTGGTTTGCAGAGATGGCCACTGGTTTAAAATGTACCataaaatgttataatattagGTTCTTTTTCAAGATTTCTCTTCATTATAAGGCACTTTTGTGCTAATACTTAAATAAATTTTGTTAAACGTTGACttttaaatttgttatttttattatgtaataatCAGATCAATAACATATTACAAAATGTTACAATTATTACTGACATCTTTTGTCAATTTCCattcattataatatataattatgacTTTTGGGTTAAAACCTTAACAAACGTACTTTGAAATATGtctttatattattaaaaagtagtaactataataacaatatgacttacaaaacaaattataaaatatatacaaatttgcAATATCATGTGATTAATATTTAATTACTAAAACTCAGCTTATGTaagtaatagggatgcaccaaatccggaCAGGATTCGGCCTTTTCTGGCAGGATTccgattcggccgaatccacgctcctggccgaatcaaacccgaatcctaaaaatcacatgactttttgtcatgttaacacggaagtggattcagattcggttcagtattcggtcaAATTCCTTACGGTGGATTCTGGGGTTCGggtgaacccaaaaaactggattcgATTCATTCATAGTAAGTAATGAAACAAGAACACAAGAGAACTACTGTAAATACAGTGTTGGGAACATATTTTCCGTGACTCGTTATGGGATTCTCTCCATCTGACATTCATCTGATTTCTGTTTTGTTGAATAGTAAATATAACTGCCACTCTTACTATAATTGTAAGGGGTGAAGGGCCCTAAGAAAGGGTTCCCtccatttaaaaaggaaaatactgCTCAGGATGGCATGGGCGTGGTCAATGAAGTGGGGTGGTGGGCCAATGGTGTAAAATAGTAGGGTGGTGATGTAAATGAGCAGGTCATGGGGTGGATTCTGGATGATCAAATAGAGAAAGGGGAGGTAGAGCTGAAATTGGGGCAGATCAGGGCCCAGGATGGTGTTTTATTGGCTAAGCTGTTAAAAAAAACCATATGAGTAGCAACAATTCCATCAGTAGGGCCTGATGGGACTGTATATGGGAAGGCCCAGGGCACACAGCCTGGCTCTACAGTTCTACAGAAAGGTCAGGGTAACCCAATAGCAGGAGAATGTCCATTCCATGCACCCCTAAATTTCTCAAAAAGTAAATTCCTAAATGTGTGGATAGTTTTGGAAATTACACTTTACTGTCAAGATGTCATGTATTGGGTTGGATCCCCCAGATACCTGGTTCTTCTTATTGTCTGTTACATTGTCTGGAATAACTCAAAGCAAATCTTATCGGCAGTTTTTCCAGGAAGTGGAGCTATAGACCTAAATGAACCTTTCAGATAAAGTTCTTATGCCTTATAAGACTATTGATGTGATCCTCTATGTGGAGGTGAAGTCTAAAGACAATGTAGAGAGGGTCACCCTATTGTGGTGGTGCAACTTCCGGAGGTACAGCCATTTCCCAACTTGGTAGCCAAAAAACAAATTAGAAACTAAGTCCTCACCAAAGTGCCATAATGGTGTCTTTATTCAAGCCAGGTGTTTATTTATTAGGAATCAAATAAAAATGCACTTAATTATTCTCTCATACACTCAGAGCCCCTGGAATGGATGTATATCCTGTAGATCTTTCACATCAATGGTTTATTTTTGTTCAAAAATATCTGTCAATCTGATCAATCACACCATACATCAGAAGAAGCTCCTTATGAGCAAGAACAAAAAGGAAGGGTTGCATTTTTTTAGACAGGAAGTAGAGAAACTTCCTTGTGTAACAGGAAGTAAACTCCCCCATAGAAGCACATTTTCAACCATTACTTTTATCTTTTCAAAGCGACACAAATTCACACAATGTTGCACACTGTTTTCAAGCacaatgatttttttctgttttgatgATGGTATCACCTTTGAGAGATTAGGAAATATTTTATGCATTAGCGCCACTAATCTAAGATGAGATTTAATCATTCAAATTTAATGCACTATTAAAGATAGAATCATTATTGTGACTGAGTGTTAATCTGACCGTTTAAACCACTCGGTCTTTACGGCACACAAAGTAGGCAATTGATTCATAATCGGTCAAAGGAGATTTAAATTTCCTTCTGTGAGTTTCAGTGCTTACGATGGTGCAACCGGCTTCTGTCACAGCCTTTTGTATAAACTCTTCATTGTACTTCAATGCACCAAACTTGTGTTGGCCGACCATGTAATAAGAGATGTTGATCACTGCCACCATGACCAGGTGACCTCCAATCTTCAGATagaataacaatttctttagaaGGTTTACATACATATCGTTATCTTTGCTAACAGCCTCCAAGTGATAAACAGTGATTATACAATCTGCTTGGGGCAACACAACTGCACCCAGTGGGTTCTCCTTGGTGACGTCCCATTTTACCACTTGTTTGATTGCCCTTCTGGCCTTTTCTTCTTGCTTCTTCCACCCAGTACTGCAAAACAACACATTTGCTGTGCTTAAGAATAtgtatattatcatatattattattattatttaccctaTTTATTGGAGGAGCTAAAGCTCTATGACACCCTTTTGCAAGTAACAGTTTTTGAAGTTAAAAAAGACACACAGCTATCAAGTTAAACCCTGGCTTTTAACTGAACAAAAGGGAGGTAAAAAATATGTCTAGTTTTCCTCTGAAAAATATTTCTCCTCACAGCTCATCACAGTTTTGTTGCACTGGAAAAAGCATTTATACTATCTATAAGGTCTCCTCTGGTGGGACCTACAGCTGATGAGGCACCCAGAGAGTTTGGACAG from Xenopus tropicalis strain Nigerian chromosome 8, UCB_Xtro_10.0, whole genome shotgun sequence encodes:
- the LOC100485680 gene encoding nicotinamide N-methyltransferase produces the protein MSCTEQKHYHDEELDPCHLFDTYVGAKTISKKELLEDPLRFLYKLFSSGSVKGETLINISVGSNMSKNFVAADFFKNIILLESSDCCMKAIESWIRNEPGALEHSHAAEFVCSLKGQSTGWKKQEEKARRAIKQVVKWDVTKENPLGAVVLPQADCIITVYHLEAVSKDNDMYVNLLKKLLFYLKIGGHLVMVAVINISYYMVGQHKFGALKYNEEFIQKAVTEAGCTIVSTETHRRKFKSPLTDYESIAYFVCRKDRVV